The bacterium genomic sequence TCAGCAGTCCGTACAAAACACTTTGTTTGGTGTCCTTCTGTTTGCGGATACCGGGCAGTAGCATCCAGAGAAAATCTCCAATGGCGCTCATGCGTAGAAATTCTCCCTGCGAAGTGCCAGTACCTCATCACCATTTGTCGATTCCACTGGTTCGGTTATGATTCCAGTGTCCTGATAGCTGCGACCCTTTAGAAAGTGTTCAACTGTCAGCGTACCCAGCTCCAGAAACTCGGTTGGACCGCATATTAAATCAGATTGTGGTTGTTCAATGTGAACATTGTAGACACCATCGATGCAAAGAATTGCTTGCAATAATCGGGCAACTAAGAGTCCTTCACCAAGCAGCAATTTGCTGGTATGTATTGCCACAATCTGACTGACAGTCGTATCAATTCGATCACGGTCGGCGCTGCTTAACCGCCACACTTTTACCGAAACATTTACTGTGCGCTTGCTAGGTCCGACAACTCGCACATCGCTGGTA encodes the following:
- a CDS encoding baseplate J/gp47 family protein, yielding TVIRIVSSISGVTSAVNENFEANDKPVQALYREGSDRETDDALRKRVQLAWQTLGVGGNRAAYEQWALSVPGVRAAQILDDFPFGPGTVGVVVLGVDGMPTSQLLSDVLIYLRQRKPLTSDVRVVGPSKRTVNVSVKVWRLSSADRDRIDTTVSQIVAIHTSKLLLGEGLLVARLLQAILCIDGVYNVHIEQPQSDLICGPTEFLELGTLTVEHFLKGRSYQDTGIITEPVESTNGDEVLALRRENFYA